One Engystomops pustulosus chromosome 7, aEngPut4.maternal, whole genome shotgun sequence DNA window includes the following coding sequences:
- the LOC140069430 gene encoding serum amyloid P-component-like isoform X2, producing MLVWILLWISGVLGQEDMREKLFAFPEESSHTYVQIFPDGKGPFREATVCMRLHSDLTRQYSLFSLATPKLPNTFRLYNYSIKRKQFKLTVNAVEQYYDLQDNDFKEWTSICASWRSSGAVVFINQRKYDKRKISVTEIKANPIIIIGEEQDSYGGGFNKSQSFVGEITDVNMWDKALTDEDMMDYFAAEEMSGNIIDWKALRYTIVGNVIIKPYSDPYPCEAI from the exons ATGTTGGTCTGGATCTTGTTGTGGATCTCAGGAGTTTTGGGCCAGGAAG ATATGAGAGAGAAATTATTTGCTTTCCCAGAAGAGTCGTCTCACACATATGTCCAGATATTTCCAGATGGTAAAGGTCCATTTAGAGAGGCGACTGTCTGCATGAGATTACACTCAGATCTGACCCGGCAATATTCCTTGTTCTCATTGGCCACTCCCAAACTACCAAATACTTTTCGTTTGTATAATTATTCCATTAAAAGAAAGCAATTTAAACTAACAGTCAACGCTGTAGAGCAGTATTATGATCTGCAGGACAATGATTTCAAAGAATGGACAAGTATTTGTGCGTCTTGGAGGTCTTCGGGGGCGGTGGTGTTTATCAACCAACGAAAATACGACAAACGCAAGATATCCGTTACAGAGATCAAGGCTAACCCAATAATCATCATTGGTGAGGAGCAAGATTCATATGGTGGAGGATTCAACAAATCCCAGTCTTTTGTGGGAGAAATAACGGATGTTAATATGTGGGATAAAGCGCTGACTGATGAGGACATGATGGATTATTTTGCCGCTGAAGAAATGAGTGGTAACATCATTGACTGGAAGGCTTTACGTTATACTATTGTTGGAAATGTCATCATAAAACCTTATTCTGACCCTTATCCCTGTGaggctatataa
- the LOC140070083 gene encoding mucosal pentraxin-like, giving the protein MFADRPVTGATKNTVTSAAIEKMLVLMLLWISGVGGQIDMRGKLFAFTEESLFVLIFPDHEGPFTEGTVCMRFHADLTPKYSLFSLATVNTSIFHLYSYLGASNEPLLTVSNHEEYYHFPGKNFSEWTSVCATWRPSVWGLFVNEKKYERENASNVHVDGDHFFFIGDDFFGEGFHEVEPFVGEMTDVNMWDKALTDEDMMDYFAGEEMSGNIIDWKALDFRPFGNVSIEDYNDPYPCMAI; this is encoded by the exons ATGTTTGCTGATCGGCCAGTCACCGGAGCCACAAAAAACACGGTCA CTTCAGCCGCCATTGAGAAGATGTTGGTCTTGATGCTGTTGTGGATCTCAGGTGTTGGTGGACAAATAG ATATGAGAGGGAAATTATTTGCTTTCACAGAAGAGTCCTTATTTGTCCTGATATTTCCAGATCATGAAGGTCCATTTACCGAGGGAACTGTCTGCATGAGATTCCACGCGGATCTGACCCCGAAATATTCCTTGTTCTCATTGGCTACTGTAAATACATCCATCTTTCACCTCTATTCTTATCTAGGAGCAAGTAATGAGCCATTACTGACAGTCAGCAATCATGAGGAGTATTATCACTTTCCGGGGAAAAACTTTTCGGAATGGACAAGTGTTTGCGCCACGTGGAGACCTTCAGTCTGGGGGCTGTTTGTCAACGAGAAGAAATACGAGAGAGAGAACGCATCGAATGTGCACGTGGACGGTGACCATTTCTTCTTCATAGGTGATGATTTCTTTGGAGAAGGATTCCATGAAGTAGAGCCCTTTGTGGGAGAAATGACGGATGTGAATATGTGGGATAAAGCGCTGACTGATGAGGACATGATGGATTATTTTGCTGGTGAAGAAATGAGCGGTAACATCATTGACTGGAAGGCCTTAGACTTTAGACCTTTTGGAAATGTCAGCATAGAAGATTATAACGATCCCTATCCTTGTATGGCTATATAA
- the LOC140069432 gene encoding serum amyloid P-component-like → MLLWLLFWISVVLGHEDMREKLFAFPEESSTSYVQIFGDLKGPFTEATVCMRFHSDLTRAYPLFLLATSVTCRAVLLFYYPRSNNQLLLLVNNRQQYYDLQVHNFLEWTSLCVSWSSSALVVWVNEKKYKMDIESSEEIIGDPTIVIGQGRNSCNEFKQSQSFVGEITDVNMWDKSLTDEDMMDYFADEEMSGNIIDWKALKFNISGNVQIRPYADPYPCMAL, encoded by the exons ATGTTGCTTTGGTTGTTGTTTTGGATCTCAGTGGTCTTGGGCCATGAAG ACATGAGAGAGAAATTATTTGCTTTCCCAGAAGAGTCATCCACCTCATATGTTCAGATATTTGGAGATCTTAAAGGTCCATTTACAGAGGCCACTGTCTGCATGAGATTCCACTCCGACCTGACCCGAGCCTATCCCTTGTTCTTATTGGCTACATCAGTCACATGCCGCGCCGTACTCCTCTTCTATTATCCGAGATCTAATAATCAGTTACTCCTATTGGTCAATAATAGGCAGCAGTATTATGATCTGCAGGTCCATAATTTCCTAGAATGGACAAGTCTTTGTGTATCGTGGAGCTCTTCCGCCTTGGTGGTGTGGGTCAACGAAAAGAAATACAAAATGGACATAGAATCAAGTGAAGAGATCATCGGGGACCCGACCATTGTTATCGGTCAGGGGAGAAATTCATGTAATGAGttcaaacaatcccagtcctttgTAGGAGAAATTACGGATGTTAATATGTGGGATAAATCGCTGACTGATGAGGACATGATGGATTATTTTGCTGATGAAGAAATGAGCGGTAACATCATTGACTGGAAGGCCTTAAAATTTAATATTTCTGGAAATGTCCAGATACGACCTTATGCAGATCCATATCCTTGTATGGCTTTATAA